One window from the genome of Myxococcales bacterium encodes:
- a CDS encoding DUF962 domain-containing protein, producing the protein MTTQLARPQSFREFWDYYVSQHLNRTNRRCHFVGTTIGFGWLVLAIAWRQPWFILAGLASGYAGAWFGHFVFEKNKPATWGSPLFAVWSFGSDWIMWAKMLTGRMDREVTRVGALARNDSSGVAQAMA; encoded by the coding sequence ATGACGACGCAACTAGCAAGGCCGCAATCATTTCGCGAATTCTGGGACTACTACGTTAGCCAACATCTAAATCGCACCAATCGCCGCTGCCATTTTGTCGGCACGACGATTGGCTTTGGCTGGCTCGTGCTCGCCATCGCCTGGCGCCAGCCATGGTTCATCTTGGCGGGCCTTGCATCGGGTTATGCCGGCGCGTGGTTCGGACACTTTGTTTTCGAAAAAAACAAGCCCGCGACGTGGGGTTCGCCGTTATTTGCGGTTTGGTCGTTTGGCAGCGATTGGATCATGTGGGCAAAGATGCTGACCGGTCGCATGGATCGCGAGGTAACCAGGGTTGGCGCGCTGGCCCGCAACGATTCATCGGGTGTTGCGCAGGCGATGGCTTGA